The Microbacterium natoriense genomic interval CGACGCCTCGAGAGTTCACCATCCGGGGCCACGTCGAACGCCTCGATGCTCCGATTCGGCAGCGTGTCGATGTAGTACAGCGTCGACCCGGAGGAATCGAAGGAGAGGCCGTTGGACACCGTCACCCCGCCGAGCCGCTCAGTGGGCGCTCCATCGGCGTCGATGCTCCACAGGGAGCAGTGCGGGTCCCTCGGCATGGCTTGGCTTCCCACCCAGAAGCGCCCGGCCGGGTCGCAGCCGCCGTCGTTCATGTAGTCGCCCGGCGCGGTGAGATCGGTGACGACCGCCGACACGACATGGTCGTCGCCGACGTGCACCATCCCGCGGTCGACCGCGACGACCCACCCGGCACCCGGTTGCGCGAGCGGCGCAGGAGCCCCGATCTGCGCCCCGATGAACACCGACGACTCCGGCACGATCTTCCCCGCGTCGAGCCGGCCCCGGTGCAACCGCCCTGTCGACATGTCGATCCACGCGAGCCGGCCGTCGCGACCGTCCCACCGCGGCGATTCGGCCTGCACGTATCGCGCCTCGGAGAGGATCTCGACGGTTCGTGAGCGGGAGGAGGGCGACATGCTGACCATCTTTCGCTGGTAAGGGCTAACCGTTATGTGGCAGACTATCTCACAATATGCATACCACTTGCGAGAATTTGATTCTTGCGCAGACGAAGCGGGGAACCGGTCGATGACTCTGACACTCCACGGGCTGATGCCCATCCTGGCGACGCCTTTCGATGACACGGGCGCGCTCGATCGGGTCGGACTGCGCCGGCTGGTCGAGTTCCAGCTCGCCTCTGGCGTCGACGGCGTCGCGGTGTTCGGCATGGCCAGCGAGGGTTTCGCCCTCACCGCCGATGAACGAAGGACGATCCTCGACGACGTCGTCCGGATCGTCGACCGGCGGGTCCCCGTCATCGCGGGGGTGAACGGCACGTCGACCGCCACCTCGATCGAGCAGGCGCTTCTCGCGGAGGAAGGGGGCGCCGACGCGCTCATGGTCCTGCCGCCGTTCATGGTCAAGCCTCCTGCCTCGACCCTCGTCGACTTCTACGGGGATGTGGCCGCGGCCACCTCCCTGTCGGTCATGGTGCAGGACGCCCCAGGGGTCACCGGCGTCGCCATGCCCGCGAGCCTCATCGCCGAGCTCGCACGCCTCGACAACGTCGACTCCGTGAAGGTCGAGGCCCCACCCACGGCCCCCAAGGTCGGCGCGGTCGTCGACGCGATCGACGACGCGGATTTCGCCGTGCTCGGCGGCCAGAACGCGCAGTTCTGCCTGGAGGAGTATGCGCGGGGCGCCGTCGGCACCATGCCCGCCTGCGAGTTCCCTGATCTGCTCGGCCCGGTGCTCGCCGACTTCGTCGCGGGGCGCGTCGACGAGGCGCGGGCCGGCTTCCGTCGTATGCTCCCTCTCGTGCTGATCGGACTGCAGGGCGGCATCGCGTGGGCGGTGCACAAGGAGATCCTCGTGGCGCGCGGCATCATCGAGCACGCGACCGTGCGCTACCCGGCGGCTCGCCTCGATGCGGGGAGCCGTGCGGCGGTGGACCTCGTGATCGAGGAGCTCGACCTTCCGCAGCTGCCGACGGCGGTGCGCGTGTGACCGGCCGCGGTGTGCTTCTCATCGGTGGAGGCTCGGACATCGGGCTCGCGATCGCGCGCGCCTTCGCGGCGCAGGGCGACCGGGTCGTCGGCGTCGGCCTCGAGTCCTCGGCCGACCAGGTGTTCGAGGACTACCTCGTCGCCGACTGCAGCCGAGCAGATGCCGCCGAGGGTGCCGTCGCGGATGCCGCAGCGGCCCTCGACGGCATCGACGTCGTGGTGCTCGCCGCCGCGCGCATGCCCATCGGACGCGCGGATGCGACGAGCGACGCGGATTGGCGCGGCGCGCTGGGCGCCACGCTCGACTCCGCCTTCTTCGTCGCCAGGGCAGCGCTGCCCCGTCTCGCGCGAGGTTCATCGATCGTCGCGGTGACCTCCGTCAACGCGACACTCGCCGCCCCCGCTCTTCCGGCATATGCCGCAGCGAAGGCGGGCGTGGAGGCCCTCATGAGGCAGCTCGCTCTCGACTTCGGCCCGCATGGGATCCGCGTCAACTCCGTGCAGCCGGGGAGCATCTCCTCGGTCGACACGGGCGAGACCGAGGGATATCCCCTTGGCCGGATCGGGCGGCCGGAGGAAGTCGCCTCCGTCGTCGCGTTCCTCGCATCCGACGCCGCGTCCTTCGTGACCGGCGCCACGATCCCCGTCGACGGCGGCCTGTCGATGTCCTCCCCCGCCGCCTGGCTGAAACCTGCACTGCGCGAGCGCTGGCTCTGACCCCGGCACCCGCCTGACGAACGAATGCCGCGCCGGTGATATCCGGCGCGGCATTCGTGTGCGGAGATGCTCAGGTGTTCGAGTCGAGCAGCCCCTGCACCTCCTTCTTGAGAGCGTTGAGACCGGTCTGCACGTCCACCTGGCCGGCGAGGATGGTCGCGACCCCGCCGCCGATCGCGGTGTCGATCTGGGCGGTCACCGCGACACGGTCCCACGCCGCGCCCCGCGCGTGCTCCGAGACCTCGGTGCGGAAGGCGACCTGGAACTTGTCGGCGGCGAGAGCCGGGATCTTGTCGGCAACGCTCTTGGCTGCGGGCGCCACCGCGGAGCGCTCGTAGAGTGCGGTCGCCGCCTCGACGTTGGTCGCCGCGTAGGTGATGAACTCACGGCTCGTGAGCTCGCCCTCACCGGCACTGGCGAACAAACCGCCTCCCCATGCCCGGTTGAACGACTTCTTCTTGCCGGAGGTGGGCCTCGAGATCGCGCCGATGTTGTCGACGATGTTCTGGGCCGCCCCGTTGGTCTTCACGAAGGTCGAGGCGAGCGGTGCGTCGTCGTAGAGGGCTGCCCGTCCGCTGGCGAACAGGATGCGGGCGTCGCTGCGGGCGACGTTCGTCTGCGTCAGCCCGTCGTCCTGCAGGGACTTGTACCAGGTGATCGCCTCGACGCTCTCGGCGTCGCCGATCGTGCAGGTGAAGTCGTCTGTGACGACCTCGCTGCCGAACCCCCACATCCAGTGCACGGCATCCTTGAGGTCGGGGTTCTTCGTGACCGCCGCATACGGGATGAGCGAGGAATCCTGGGACTTGATCTTCTCCAGCGCGGTCGCGAACTGCTCGACCGACATGCCCGACTTGATTCCCACGCTCTTGGCGATCTCGCCGTTCGTGATGAGGCCGATGCCGGCGGCGGTGAGCGGCAGCACGAGGAGCTTGCCGTCCATCGTGTAGGAATCGAGCACGCCCTGCGGGATGCCGAGCCCCTCCGCCAGCTCCGAGAGGTCTGCGAGCACGTTCATCGGGGTGAGCACCTGCCAGCCACCGGACTGTCCGACGCCGAGGAGCTTGCCGGAGCGGCCGGTCAGGGCCAGCTGCGTGGCGGCCTGATCGTAGGGGTAGATCACCGGCGCGACGGTCACGCCGGCCTTCTTCGAGAAGCCGTCGAGGATGCCCTGCCAAGCGGGCTTCAGCGCCTCCTCGCCGAGCGAGTTGCCGTAGAAGTTGATGGTCTTGGCCTTGGTCGCGGCGTTCTCCGCCGTACCGGGCGGAGTCGCGACCGGCGTGGCGCAGCCCGCGAGGGTGAGGGCGCCGAGCGCGACCAGTGCAGTGCTGCCGCCGAGAAAGGCGCGACGACTCAGCTGCGTGTGGGAGATGTTCATGGGCACTGCTCCTTCGTGGATGGGATCGGGTTATTCGAGGACATTCCGCTACCCCTTGACGGCGCCGGCTGCGAGGCCGGAGACGAAATAGCGCTGGAGGAGGACGAAGATGATGACGAGCGGCAGCGATGTGATGAGGGATGCCGCCATGAGAGCCGGCCAGTCGGCCGTGCCCTCGCGGATGAACGCCTGGGTGAGGCCTGCCGGCAGCGTCTGCTTGTCGGGTCCGGCGAGCGTGAGCGCGAAGAGGAGGTCGCTCCAGCCGCGCATGAACGCGAACATCGCGGCCGTGATGAGCCCGGGCACCACGAGGGGGAACACGATGCGGAACATGGTGGCCGTCCGGGAGAGCCCGTCGACCTTCGCCGCCTCGAGGATGTCGTCGGGGAGGCCGTCCATGATCCCCTTGAGGAGGAACACCGTGAGCGGCAGCGTGAAAGTCGTGAACGAGATGATCAGCGCGGTGTACGTGTAGAGCAGGCCGGCGGAGCTCAGCATCAGGTACAGCGAGATCAGCAGCAGCGCACCGGGGATGAGCTGTCCGATCAGGAACATGAACATGATCGCGTTGCGGCCGCGGTAGCGGAACTTCGACAGCGAGTAGGCCATGAGCCCGCCGACGAGGACCGCGAGGAGTGCCGTGCCGCTCGAGACGATGATGCTGTTGCCGAGGTTCTTCAGGAGCGCGTCGTTCTGGAAGAAGCCGACGAAGTTCTCGATCGTGGGGTTCACGGGGAAGAACGGCCGGTCCTGCGAGAAGACGTCCTCCTTCCTCGTGAACGCCGTGGCGGTGAGCCAGTACACGGGGAGCAGGCCGAAGAGGGCGAGCAGGAGGAGGGCGATGCGCCCCGGGATGGACAGGCGAGGGCGGATGATCGACTCGCCGATGTCGCGGCTGCGCAGCATCACTTCTCCAGTCGTCGGTTGAGGAGCAGGTAACCGCTCGAGATGATCGCGAGCAGGACGAGCCAGAGCGCGCCCATCGCGGAGGCCTTGCCGAGCTCGTAGCTGCCGAAGGCCAGGTGGTAGAGGCTGACCGCGAGCGTCGTGGTCGAGTCGCCGGGGCCGCCGCCGGTCATGACGAAGATCGTGTCGAAGTTGCCGAAGTTGTAGATGAACTCGAGCACTGCGACGAGTGCGACCGGGCCGGCGATGTGCGGCAGCGAGATGTAGCGGAAACGCTGTGCTCTCGTCGCGCCGTCGATCGTGGCCGCCTCGATCTGCTCACCGGGCAGGGTCTGGAGCACGGCGAGTGCGACGACCATGATCCAGGGGAAGGAGTGCCAGGTCTTCGCGATGATGACGGCGGCCATCGCCCCGGTCGGATTTCCCAGCATGCTGATCTCAGGAAGCCCGAAGACCGCGAACACGTGGTTCACGACGCCGTAGCTGTCGTTGAAGATCCACGCCCAGAGGAAGGAGACCACGACGCCGGGGAGCAGCCACGGCAGCATCAACGCGCCCCGGAGGATGTTGCGCCCGCGCATGCGCGAGTTGAGGAGCATCGCGAGGGCCACGCCGAGTACGAGGGGGAAGACCGTGGAGAGCGATGCGAACACGAGGGTGGTCCCCAGTCTCGCCACGAACTCGTCCCAGATCGCCGCATAGTTGTCGAAGCCGACGAACGTGCGCTCTGGTCGCAGCAGCGACTGGTCGTACAGGCTCGTGCCGATGCTCGACACGAGCGGGAAGATCGCGATCACGAGGAACAACAGGACCGCGGGAAGTGCGATCATGAAGCCGAAGGTGCGGTCCTTGGCGCCCAGCGTTGAGCGTCGCCCGGAGCGCGGCTCGACCTGCTCGCGACTCGCGGGCCGCTCGAGGGTGGCTTGTGGCATTGGATTCACTTTCCGAGTAGGGGCGACCCCGTTCGGGGCCCTGCACATCGTCGTCGCAGTCGTCGACGATGACGTGGGGCCAGTTAACCACAATGCGGATTCGAAATCCATAAAATGCATAACGCACCCACATTTGTCTTGCCTGGTGCAACGACTCTCATTAGGATGACTGGCAACGGCGTTGCAGATGCGGCGCCGGCATGGAGGAGGACTCACGATGGCATCGGAATCGGTGGGCGGCACACAGACGGTCGAACGGGCGATGTCGCTGCTCGCATGCTTCACCGAGGAGTCCGGTGAGCTCAGGGTCTCCGAACTCTGCACTCTGACCGGTCTCGGACAGTCGACGGTGTCGCGCATGATGTCTGCTCTCGACCGGATGCGGTTCGTCGTGCAGGACGGACGGACGGGTCTCTACCGGCTCGGCCCCGCAGCCGTCTCGCTCGGCACGATCGCCCTCAACGGCTCTCCCGTCTTCCGCGCGTCGCGGCAGATCGCGCAGAATCTCGCCCGACGCATCGAGATCGGCGTGAACGTCGCCGAGCTCAGCGGGTTCACCTTCACCTATCTCTGCAACTTCGAAGGCGCGCTGGCGCCGAAGTCGTTCGCGATGGCCGGCCGCACCGGCCCGCTTCACGCCACCGGCCTCGGCAAGGCGCTGCTGTCGGGGATGCCGGATGACAAGGTCGATGCGTACTTCGAGCACTCCCCTCAGCGATTCACCCCGCACACGATCGTCGACCGCGAGAGCATGCGTGTCGCGCTCGACGAGACGCGCAGTCGCGGCTACGCGACCGAGATCGAAGAACTCGCGTTCGGCCGGGCCTGCATCGCCGCGCCGATCCACGACCGGGCCGGAGACATCGTCGCCGCGCTCTCCGCGAGCGGTCCCCTGTCGGTTCTCGACCTGCACGCCCCTCATCAGGAGCTCGCCCTGCAGCTCATCGAGGCGGCCGACGAGATCTCCGTCGCCCTCGGCTACAGCCCCTCCCGCTCGGCGACGGCGTTCGCCGCCCTCTGACCTGCGACGCCGCATCGACTGCGGCGCCCTGACCCCTCGCCGAGGCACCCCGCCGTCGGCCTCTTCCCTCACGACTGTCTTCGGAGACCCCTGTGAAAATCGCGCGCGTGCAGACCTTCCCGCTCTTCCTGTCGAGGGAGGTTGCCGATGACTCCTACGCGGGTGACACGGGCGTGGCGCATCGCGGCTACGTCGTCCGGCGACCGTGGCGGAGCCTGTACTCCCCCGGCTACGAGACCCTCCTGGTGAAGATCGAGACCGACGACGGCCTCATCGGCTGGGGAGAAGCACTGGCCCCGGTCGCACCGGAGGTCGCCGCCGCGATCGTTGATCGCCTTCTCACGCCGCTGATCATCGGCGAGGATCCCCGCTCGGTCCGGACGCTGTGGCATCGGATGACGGAGTCGATGCGCGAACGCGGCCACCTCACGGGCCATCAGGCCGATGCCATGGCAGCGGTCGACATCGCCCTGTGGGATCTCTGGGGTCACGCGACCGGTCTCTCCGTCTCGGAGCTCGCCGGCGGGCGCTTCGCCGAGGTGCTGCCCACGTACATCTCCGGCATCCGCGGGTCCGACGACGCGGACAAGGCCGACAAGGCCGCCGAGATGGTCGAAGCCGGCGTGCGGCGGATCAAACTGCACCTCGGAACCGACATCCGCACGGATCTCGCCACCTACGACGCCATCCGCGCCGTGCATCCCGACCTCGATGTCGCATTGGACGCTCACTGGACCTACCGCCTCGGCGAGGCGAAAGCGCTCGGACGCGAACTCGACGACCGTCGGGCGTGGTTCTTCGAGGCGCCGCTGGCGCCCGAGGACGTCGAGGGCCACCGCGACCTCGCCGCCTCGCTCGCCACTCCCATCGCGGTCGGCGAGGCGATGCGCAGCCGGTTCGAGTTCACCGACTGGCTCACTCGGCGCGCCGTCGGGCTCACACAGCCCGACATCGGACGCACCGGCATCACCGAGGGTCTCGCGATCGCCGCCGTCGCCGATGCGTTCCACGCTCAGGTCGCACCGCACCACTCGGCGGCCTTCGGCATCGCGATGGCCGCGGGAGTGCATGTGGCGGCGAGCGCGACCTCTCTGCTCGCCTTCGAGTACCAGCCGTTCACGCTGCCGGTGGCGAACCTCATCCTCACCACTCCGCTCGAAGTCCAGCCCGACGGCGGGTTCGTCGTCCCCACAGGACCCGGACTCGGCGTGACCGTCGACGAGGACGCCGTCCAGCAGTACGTGCGGCGCTGAACGCCTGCAGGAACCGCCGAGAGGGGGCGGACCGGTTCACGCCGGTCCGCCCCCTCTGTCAGTCCCCGGTGCGGACGAACTGGGCGGCGCTGACCCGGTGGATGCTCGTGTTGCGGACTTCCAGCCGCACCACCCCGACCGCGCCGGCGTCGTAGCGGAAGGTGCCGAGCGCACGCCAGGCGCCCGCGCCTTGGGTCTGGTCCACGATGACCTCGCTGCTACCGCTCTGATGCTCGACGACGTAGGCCGCCGATGTGGTCGTCGTCGGGTTGGTCGGATACCAGACCGAGACACGGTAGAGCCCGGCCTGCGGCAGCTCGACGTTCCACGTCACGGTGCTGCCGACCGAATCGGTGTCGCTGTAGCGCGTGCGGGTCCCGTTCCACCCGGACAGACCGCTCGGGTACCAATGGCCTGTCTCGAGGTATCCCGGCCACGGCGACTGCGTGTGCGCGATGATGCCCTCGTCGGCGACCCGGACCAGCACACCCTTGCGCAGCGTCTGGTCGAGCCGGGCCTCGAATCTCGTCGTCGACCCCGGCGCGATCGTCGATCCCGCCGTCACCGTCCACGTGTGGGTGACGTCGGAGCGCGGAGGCACGACGACCACCGCATCCCGCTGACCGATCGTCCATCCCGTGGCGCCGTAGAGACCCAGCGTCCCCTGCAGCGGTGTCACACCGGTGTTGATCACCAATGCGGTCAGCTTCACGACCGCTCCAGGGCCGCTCGCGATCTCGGTGTCGCTGGTCAGCGAGACGAGTCGGCGCCTGTCGATCACCTCGACGGTGGCCGGACGCAGGGCGAGCGCGGCAGCTCCCGGTTGTGACAGCGTCGCCGACACCGCGACCTCGCCGGGAGCCGCCGCCGATCCGATGACCACCGCCGACTCCACACGTGTGGTCCCGTGTGCAGAAACCGTCACCGGCGGCACTGTGCCCTCGAGCTGCCAGCCGCCGGGCGGCGTCAGCGCCACGGTGCCCGAGACCGGGTGACCGGTGCCGTTGCGCACCTCGATGATCAGGGGAACCCTGTCCCCCGCCGTTCCTGTGGCCTGGGCCACCACGTCTCCAGACACCTCGGCGCCGACGCCGGCGATGCGCCTTGGCAGGTGCAGAGTGACCTCGTCCGTGGTGGCGCCTCCCGAGGTGACCGTGTAGCGGAAGGTCTTGCGTGGATCGTCGACCCCGATCGTCCACTCGTAGGGATACTCCTTGAGCGGGGCCTGCTGCGCGGCCTGTCCGTCGATCCTGTACGTGAGCGTCGCCGCCTGCTCGGTATCGATCTGGACATAGGCGTCGTAGCCCTCGCCGCCCGGGCGCACGAGCAGCATTCCGCGGACGAGCCCGTAGTCGGTTCCCGGCGCCGAGTCGAATTCGTGGAAGCTGTCGACGCCGTGGTCCACGACGTCATCGAAAGGCAGGCTGGGGCGCTCCACAGTCACGTTCCGCACCACCAGGGCGAGCAGTCCGTGCCCGGGCACGCTGACGGAGACCCTGCCGTGCGACGCCGTCGCAGAAGAGCGGATGCCGTCGGCCGTCACCACCTCGACCACCGGAGAAGCGGAGCGGGACACTCCCGTGAGGTCGCCGACGAGATCGACGACGACCTGCTGCACGCCCGCCGAGGAGTTGGTGAGGCTGATGTAGAGCGCGTCGTCGCTCGCCCCCGCGATCCAGTTGATCAACGGGTTGTCGAGCGAGATGAGTCCGTCGGGGAAATAGGGCCACACGCCCGCCTCTCCGAAGAACGTGCCGGGTGCGTGTCCGTAGGCGAAGAACTTGAAGTAGGCGAAGTCCGCCTCGAAGACGTGCGGGAAGTCGATGCGCCCCCCGCTGCGGTAATAGCTCTCGCTGATCAGGTAGTCCATCGCCAGACCGAGCTGCGCCGGAGCATGGTGGAAGTAGTAGCCGGTGATGCCGACGGGGCCGCTCGTCGCGAAGTCGGGTTTCATGTGGGCCACCTGGAACTGCCGGCCGTAGTAGCCGGGATAGGTCGTGAACCGCCCGATCACCATGTTGTGCGCGACGTCGGCCAGCAGCGTGTCCCCCGTGTGGTGCGCCAGCCTGAGCAGGGCACCCGCCCAGCACGGGTTGAACACGTATCCACCACCGGGATCGGTCAATGAGCTGACCCCGAGCTTGAACGACGACAGCGCCTCGAAGGTGAGCCCGGATGGCGAGACGTACCACGCGGGGACGGTCTCGGTGGGGACCGAGGTCGTCGGATAGGCGGGCAGCGACGAGCGCGACTCCCAGTCGTACTGCTGTTCTATGACATGTCCCACCGGCACCGTCACGGTCTGATCCGGCACCGGCCGCACTGCCGTCTGGGTGATGAAGCGCTGGGCCTCGCGGTACGCCCCGTCCAGGAACTCGGGATCTCCCGTGACCTCGAACAGCTCGAGGAGATCGACCCAGTACTTCGAGAAGCTGTAGGCGAAGCCGCCGGGCGGCTGGCCGTTGCTGCGGTAGGGGGTGAGGATCTGCTCCTGCACGTACCGCTTGCCGATGAGCGTCGCCTCCGCCAGGAACGCCGGATCCCCGGTCGCGCGGTAGGTGGCGAGTGCGGTCGAGAACGGGGCGCGGCTCTGTCCGACGACACCGGACTTGGTGGCCTGCACAGCCAGGCGCTGGATGCCGGCGTTGCGGCCGTGCGTGAGCTGATAGAGCGCCGTCAGGTTCACGGCATCCGTGGGGATCCTTCCGATCCGGTACTGGGTCGTGTCGTTGTAGACGGGGCTGCCGATGATCGGCGAATGCCCGATCCCCTTCCGCGACACCTGGTACTCGATGAGCGGACGGGCTCGGCGAGCGTACAGCGTGCTGTCGGGGGTTCCTGTGAGGTAATGAGCGGAGAGCACGACGCCGCTCGCCGCCGATCTGACGGCATCCTCGTTCTCCACGTCGACGAACCCCTTGGCGCGGTTCCACCAGCCGGAGTACGACGGGATGTAGTCGATCGCGTCGTCGCCGTCGGGCTCGACGGCGATGAGCGCCGCCATGGCGTGGACGGCATCCGTCAGCGATCGCTCGTAGACGTTGCTCCGATACGCCACCAGGCCGTACTCCGTCCGGCACAGGTCGGCATAGGTCGCGTACAGCGTGTCGGCGCGCACGGCGATGCCGAACGCGAAGCCGCGCTGCGCACCTGCCGCCATCGCCGTGCGCAATCCCGGCTGCGGGGAGTACATGCACGGCACCACGTCGAGGCTGTCGTTGCGCAAGCTCATGCCGTACGGCTGGCGGTCCGCCATGAGCTGCCGCTCGTGCACGAACTCCGCCACTTCCGAGGGCAGGTAGACGCCCGAAGTGACCGGGATGCCGCCGACGGCGTACTGGGTCAGCGCCATCGGCGCGAACAGCTCCCACGCGCCGAGCGGCGCGGAGCCGTCGAGGACGGACAGCGCGTGCTGGTACGAGCCGCAGAGCACCTCGTCGACATCGTCGAGCGACCGGGTGTCCTGGCTCTGGTATCCGACGATGTAGTCGCCGGCGTTCTTCGCCGTGAGCACGTAGTGAGCCTCGGGGTGCGCCCCCTCCAGACGCCAGCGCACGACCAGCTCCACGTCGTCGGTGCTCGTGCGCAACTCGATCGCCTGAGGGCCCAGCACCTGATAGGAGGTGAAGCCCAGCCAGCTCGGCGTCAACGGACCGTAGAGCTCCGGCGCACTCCCGGACGGCAGCGTACCCGCCAGCACCACCCACTGCTCGTCGAATCGGTGCGCCGTGTCGGTCACCGGCAGCCAGCCTCCGCCGTGTGCGACTTCGAGGTCGCGCACGATCGTCTCGCCGCCATCCCACGTCGCTCGGAAGAACGTCATCCGATGACCCGACCCAGTGAGCTGCGCGATCTGCGACACCGACAGATTCGGCATGCTCAATCGGCGCAGCGCATCGGGGTAGGCGCCGGACGAGGTCGTCGGCTCCATCGGCATGATCGATGCCGAGGCCGCAGAGTCGTACCCGCCCAGCACGGGTGGGAGCACCCCCGCGATCACGAGCATGCGCAGCACTGACCGGCGGCTCCATTGCAGCGGGCGGTCCTCTTCTTCGGAGTTCGGCGTTGAATCCATGATGCACATATTGCAATGAGTATGCGATCATGTCAATGGGCCCTCATGCACGATCATGGATGCCGACGACCATCACGCCACAGATCCGGTGAGGAGCCGCACGGTGATCCAGGACCACCCCGAGGAGATGACCGAGTACTCCCTGTCGGCCCTGCTCGCGCCGACGGACGGTCCTGAGGAGCCTTCGGACTTCGACGAGTTCTGGCAGTCGAGCTTCGAGGAGCTCGGCACCGGACCCATCGCATGGAGAACTCTCGGCGAACTCGCGCCGACGCCGTCGCATCGCGTGACAGAGGTCCGGTTCTCTTCGTCGGCCGGCGAGGATGCCGCGGCCTACGTCATGATTCCGCACACCTCAGGGGCCGTTCGTCGCGGACTCGTCGTCGGTCACGGATACGGAGGCCGCAGCGGACCCGACCTCGAACTGGTCCCCTCGGACACCACCGCGATCTTCCCGTGTGCACCGGGCACCCATGCCCGCACTCCCAGCCGCTTCCCCTCCGCACCGTCAGAGCACGTGCTCGCAGGCATCGCACATCGCGACACCTACTCGCACCGCTTCGCGGTCGCGGACATCTGGCGTGCAGCGACGGTTCTGCTCGACATGGCCCCCGCAG includes:
- a CDS encoding golvesin C-terminal-like domain-containing protein; protein product: MDSTPNSEEEDRPLQWSRRSVLRMLVIAGVLPPVLGGYDSAASASIMPMEPTTSSGAYPDALRRLSMPNLSVSQIAQLTGSGHRMTFFRATWDGGETIVRDLEVAHGGGWLPVTDTAHRFDEQWVVLAGTLPSGSAPELYGPLTPSWLGFTSYQVLGPQAIELRTSTDDVELVVRWRLEGAHPEAHYVLTAKNAGDYIVGYQSQDTRSLDDVDEVLCGSYQHALSVLDGSAPLGAWELFAPMALTQYAVGGIPVTSGVYLPSEVAEFVHERQLMADRQPYGMSLRNDSLDVVPCMYSPQPGLRTAMAAGAQRGFAFGIAVRADTLYATYADLCRTEYGLVAYRSNVYERSLTDAVHAMAALIAVEPDGDDAIDYIPSYSGWWNRAKGFVDVENEDAVRSAASGVVLSAHYLTGTPDSTLYARRARPLIEYQVSRKGIGHSPIIGSPVYNDTTQYRIGRIPTDAVNLTALYQLTHGRNAGIQRLAVQATKSGVVGQSRAPFSTALATYRATGDPAFLAEATLIGKRYVQEQILTPYRSNGQPPGGFAYSFSKYWVDLLELFEVTGDPEFLDGAYREAQRFITQTAVRPVPDQTVTVPVGHVIEQQYDWESRSSLPAYPTTSVPTETVPAWYVSPSGLTFEALSSFKLGVSSLTDPGGGYVFNPCWAGALLRLAHHTGDTLLADVAHNMVIGRFTTYPGYYGRQFQVAHMKPDFATSGPVGITGYYFHHAPAQLGLAMDYLISESYYRSGGRIDFPHVFEADFAYFKFFAYGHAPGTFFGEAGVWPYFPDGLISLDNPLINWIAGASDDALYISLTNSSAGVQQVVVDLVGDLTGVSRSASPVVEVVTADGIRSSATASHGRVSVSVPGHGLLALVVRNVTVERPSLPFDDVVDHGVDSFHEFDSAPGTDYGLVRGMLLVRPGGEGYDAYVQIDTEQAATLTYRIDGQAAQQAPLKEYPYEWTIGVDDPRKTFRYTVTSGGATTDEVTLHLPRRIAGVGAEVSGDVVAQATGTAGDRVPLIIEVRNGTGHPVSGTVALTPPGGWQLEGTVPPVTVSAHGTTRVESAVVIGSAAAPGEVAVSATLSQPGAAALALRPATVEVIDRRRLVSLTSDTEIASGPGAVVKLTALVINTGVTPLQGTLGLYGATGWTIGQRDAVVVVPPRSDVTHTWTVTAGSTIAPGSTTRFEARLDQTLRKGVLVRVADEGIIAHTQSPWPGYLETGHWYPSGLSGWNGTRTRYSDTDSVGSTVTWNVELPQAGLYRVSVWYPTNPTTTTSAAYVVEHQSGSSEVIVDQTQGAGAWRALGTFRYDAGAVGVVRLEVRNTSIHRVSAAQFVRTGD
- a CDS encoding acetylxylan esterase, producing MIQDHPEEMTEYSLSALLAPTDGPEEPSDFDEFWQSSFEELGTGPIAWRTLGELAPTPSHRVTEVRFSSSAGEDAAAYVMIPHTSGAVRRGLVVGHGYGGRSGPDLELVPSDTTAIFPCAPGTHARTPSRFPSAPSEHVLAGIAHRDTYSHRFAVADIWRAATVLLDMAPAAAAALDFHGSSFGGGIGAMALPWDSRFRRACLDVPSFGHHAVRLSRRCTGSGEAVRQHLLRHPDARPVLDSFDAAAAARRLRLPVLVGAALLDPAVDPRGQFAVYHALAGPRRLHVRANGHLEGPIGELSDRLALQAAIDFLALPADRVEPKLPDNA